In one Musa acuminata AAA Group cultivar baxijiao chromosome BXJ2-5, Cavendish_Baxijiao_AAA, whole genome shotgun sequence genomic region, the following are encoded:
- the LOC103984478 gene encoding aquaporin PIP1-1, with protein MEGKEEDVKLGANKFSERQPIGTAAQDKDYKEPPPAPLFEPGELKSWSFYRAGIAEFMATFLFLYITILTVMGVVKSNSKCSTVGIQGIAWAFGGMIFALVYCTAGISGGHINPAVTFGLFLARKLSLTRAVFYMVMQCLGAICGAGVVKGFQKGVYESNGGGANVVASGYSKGDGLGAEIVGTFILVYTVFSATDAKRNARDSHVPLLAPLPIGFAVFLVHLATIPITGTGINPARSLGAAIIYNKDHAWDDHWIFWVGPFIGAALAAIYHQVVIRAIPFKNRS; from the exons ATGGAGGGGAAGGAGGAGGATGTGAAGCTTGGAGCCAACAAGTTCTCGGAGAGGCAGCCCATCGGGACAGCAGCTCAGGACAAGGACTACAAGGAGCCACCACCAGCCCCTCTCTTTGAGCCAGGAGAACTCAAGTCATGGTCCTTCTACCGGGCTGGAATCGCAGAGTTCATGgccaccttcctcttcctctacatCACCATCCTTACCGTCATGGGGGTGGTCAAGTCCAACAGCAAGTGCTCCACCGTCGGCATCCAGGGAATTGCCTGGGCCTTTGGAGGCATGATCTTTGCTTTGGTCTACTGCACTGCTGGCATCTCCG gtggCCATATCAACCCTGCTGTGACCTTTGGGCTGTTCCTGGCGCGGAAGCTGTCCCTCACAAGGGCTGTCTTCTACATGGTGATGCAATGCCTGGGTGCCATCTGCGGAGCTGGTGTGGTGAAGGGGTTCCAGAAGGGAGTCTATGAAAGCAACGGTGGCGGAGCCAACGTAGTGGCCTCTGGCTACTCCAAGGGCGACGGCCTGGGTGCTGAGATTGTAGGCACCTTCATCCTTGTCTACACAGTCTTCTCTGCTACCGACGCCAAGCGGAATGCCAGGGACTCTCATGTGCCT CTCCTTGCTCCCTTGCCTATTGGATTTGCTGTTTTCCTGGTTCACCTGGCAACCATCCCCATCACCGGCACTGGCATCAACCCAGCTCGGAGCCTGGGAGCTGCCATCATCTACAACAAGGACCATGCCTGGGATGACCAT TGGATCTTCTGGGTTGGTCCCTTCATTGGAGCTGcccttgctgccatctaccaccagGTAGTCATCAGAGCCATCCCCTTCAAGAACAGATCCTGA